A genomic region of Nitrospinota bacterium contains the following coding sequences:
- a CDS encoding CDP-glycerol glycerophosphotransferase family protein, which yields MAEPGFSLEWPLRPEWIKSTAPVIQQTRARPAMPNVNRVAFAMHNTELINHYGPIMRKLAPAEYDIVYVAANEAERREMESFAQGLGCNAVPAALALSEGRVYDAAVGVHYGSAGTAPDGAPALFRLAVTQIRLMYSIGKDAWLFSDDNYHYNIILCFGPYHLNNLLPFTNAKKVSVGYPRFDNFFNNPPDRAAALKSMGLDPARETIVWLPTHGALCSVREFAKAIGELSGEYNVAIKLHPLTAVSDPASIAALEEAGLNNYFSGSFDNSNLFSIADYVIADYGGSSFGAIYTGKNLVLLDVAAAAGNENITGESSSVELRRWFPHYGAGEADKIRTALQNKTLWSGQAKTSAALRDRFFAPHYGFSSDVAAMAIRNHRKITGAEK from the coding sequence ATGGCTGAGCCCGGTTTTTCGCTGGAATGGCCCCTGCGGCCTGAATGGATAAAATCCACGGCCCCCGTCATTCAGCAGACGCGCGCCAGACCCGCCATGCCGAATGTAAACCGGGTGGCGTTCGCCATGCACAACACCGAGCTGATCAACCACTATGGCCCCATCATGCGCAAGCTTGCGCCTGCGGAATATGACATTGTGTACGTTGCGGCCAATGAAGCCGAGCGCCGGGAGATGGAATCATTCGCGCAAGGGCTGGGGTGCAACGCCGTCCCGGCCGCGCTGGCGCTTTCCGAAGGGCGTGTTTATGACGCGGCGGTGGGCGTGCATTACGGCTCCGCGGGAACGGCGCCGGATGGGGCGCCGGCCCTCTTCCGGCTGGCCGTAACCCAGATTCGCCTGATGTACAGCATCGGTAAAGACGCATGGCTGTTTTCGGACGATAATTATCATTACAACATCATCCTTTGTTTCGGCCCTTATCACCTGAACAACTTGTTGCCGTTCACGAACGCCAAAAAAGTGTCCGTGGGATACCCCAGGTTCGACAATTTCTTCAATAATCCCCCGGACAGGGCGGCGGCGCTGAAAAGCATGGGACTGGACCCGGCGCGCGAAACAATAGTGTGGCTTCCCACCCACGGAGCCTTGTGTTCCGTAAGGGAATTCGCAAAAGCGATCGGTGAATTGTCCGGAGAATACAATGTGGCGATAAAACTCCACCCGCTTACCGCCGTTAGCGACCCGGCGTCCATCGCCGCGCTTGAGGAAGCCGGTCTTAACAATTACTTTTCCGGAAGCTTCGACAACAGCAACTTGTTCTCCATAGCGGATTACGTTATCGCCGATTACGGCGGCTCCTCCTTCGGCGCCATATATACCGGCAAAAATCTTGTTCTTCTCGATGTGGCCGCGGCGGCTGGCAACGAAAATATCACCGGCGAATCATCCAGCGTCGAGCTTCGGCGATGGTTCCCCCATTACGGAGCCGGTGAAGCGGATAAAATAAGAACCGCCCTGCAAAATAAAACGCTCTGGAGCGGACAGGCCAAGACCAGCGCGGCGCTTCGGGACAGGTTCTTTGCGCCCCATTATGGTTTTTCTTCGGATGTCGCCGCGATGGCCATAAGAAATCACAGGAAGATAACCGGCGCGGAAAAATAG
- a CDS encoding adenylyl-sulfate kinase — translation MVIWIVGLSGSGKTSIGREVYSLWKEKAPNTALVDGDEIREVFGARGEADYSVEGRERNSNRVAALCAWLDRQGINVVCCILSIFEDRRKKNRAGYSSYFEVFVDTPFPVILQRDTKGLYAPAMRGEIKNVVGVDIPFTPPAAADLRIDNSADKTSYRDDAALILAKAGVM, via the coding sequence ATGGTTATATGGATAGTGGGCCTTTCGGGGTCGGGTAAAACCTCCATCGGGCGTGAGGTATATTCCTTGTGGAAGGAAAAGGCGCCCAACACCGCGCTTGTTGACGGTGACGAGATAAGGGAGGTTTTCGGCGCCCGGGGCGAGGCGGATTATTCTGTGGAGGGGCGCGAAAGAAACTCAAACCGCGTGGCGGCCCTTTGCGCCTGGCTCGACAGGCAGGGGATTAACGTCGTGTGTTGCATCCTGTCCATCTTTGAGGATAGAAGAAAAAAGAACCGCGCCGGTTATTCTTCATATTTCGAGGTGTTTGTTGACACCCCCTTTCCGGTCATCCTTCAGCGGGACACCAAGGGCCTTTATGCCCCGGCCATGCGGGGCGAGATAAAAAACGTGGTGGGGGTGGACATACCTTTCACTCCCCCCGCCGCGGCGGATCTCCGGATAGACAATAGCGCGGATAAAACCTCTTATCGTGATGACGCCGCGCTTATTCTGGCCAAGGCTGGCGTGATGTAA
- a CDS encoding methionyl-tRNA formyltransferase — protein MNLPGVVFLAGRTVRAQAYAQAMARAGMKPEWAFVYGAESSVTVPPSLPQAGPPTGLPLPDLSVPLEETAANAGWRIHETVAGNVNDPAILDFLKRVRPALVIYAGYGGQIVGDEALSVAPFMHVHSGNLPEERGSTTVYYGILKGTGVWASAILLERKIDTGPVLLKAEYPLPPAGLDIDRLYDPAIRADLLLKALREYAARGHLPEGVRQEPDCGEDYYVIHPVLKHIAALSINKPQL, from the coding sequence ATGAATTTACCGGGAGTGGTTTTTCTGGCCGGCAGGACCGTCAGGGCGCAGGCATACGCCCAGGCCATGGCCCGCGCGGGGATGAAACCGGAATGGGCCTTTGTATATGGCGCCGAAAGCTCCGTTACAGTTCCACCCTCTTTGCCGCAGGCTGGGCCGCCGACTGGTCTGCCACTTCCGGATCTTTCCGTGCCGCTGGAGGAAACGGCGGCGAACGCGGGCTGGCGGATTCATGAAACCGTGGCCGGGAACGTCAATGACCCCGCCATTCTGGATTTCCTTAAACGCGTAAGGCCAGCCCTTGTCATATATGCGGGTTACGGCGGACAGATAGTGGGTGATGAGGCGTTGTCTGTAGCCCCGTTCATGCACGTCCATTCGGGGAACCTGCCGGAGGAGCGGGGGAGCACCACTGTCTATTACGGTATTTTAAAGGGAACCGGCGTATGGGCCAGCGCCATTTTGCTGGAGCGGAAAATAGACACCGGCCCGGTTCTTTTAAAGGCGGAATATCCGCTTCCGCCAGCGGGGCTTGATATAGACCGACTTTACGACCCGGCCATCCGGGCCGATTTATTGTTGAAAGCGCTGAGGGAATACGCGGCCAGGGGGCATTTGCCGGAAGGGGTTAGACAGGAGCCGGATTGTGGCGAGGATTATTATGTGATACATCCCGTGTTAAAACATATTGCGGCGCTTTCCATCAACAAACCTCAGCTATAG
- a CDS encoding sulfotransferase: MYVTPKRIFVGGTGRSGTSIMNYLIGTHPEVYAIPTETRFIIDSHGLKDLVDALTVSYSFTRARDVAREFDHFLRRQLTDSFSERWGAHCVEQYVDLPVYLRELDEFVSKFRGAQFVRSIPPLGVNFYHPSQKSSILWTLPAYFPDRGELTAHAARFVDNVFMAATKKAGKKTWCEKTPHNILDIDFLYELFPDCAFIHIKRDPRGVAYSLMRMPWAPDKVEDVCEYILKPVYRRWFHLRSKVDLKSNYYMEIKLEEIASGREAWDEWFGVIAEAIGVDKSGYPYPSGGGVNLSIDQVNNWENSLEPKARSYMEKELGEYITAMGYS, translated from the coding sequence ATGTATGTAACTCCCAAGCGCATTTTCGTGGGCGGCACGGGCCGTTCCGGCACATCCATAATGAATTACCTTATCGGAACGCACCCTGAGGTTTACGCCATTCCAACTGAAACGCGGTTCATCATAGACTCCCATGGACTGAAAGATCTGGTGGACGCGCTTACGGTTTCATACTCCTTCACAAGGGCAAGGGACGTAGCGCGGGAGTTCGACCACTTCCTGCGCCGCCAGCTTACGGACAGCTTTTCGGAGCGGTGGGGGGCGCATTGCGTGGAACAATATGTGGACCTGCCCGTTTATCTGCGGGAACTGGATGAATTTGTCTCCAAGTTTCGCGGTGCGCAGTTTGTCAGAAGTATTCCGCCATTGGGCGTTAATTTTTATCATCCATCGCAGAAGTCCTCCATTTTATGGACACTCCCCGCGTATTTCCCGGACAGGGGCGAATTAACCGCCCACGCCGCAAGGTTCGTGGATAACGTGTTTATGGCCGCCACGAAAAAGGCGGGGAAAAAGACCTGGTGCGAAAAGACGCCGCACAACATACTGGACATTGATTTTCTTTATGAACTTTTTCCGGACTGCGCTTTCATCCACATCAAGAGGGATCCGCGAGGCGTGGCCTATTCTCTTATGCGTATGCCATGGGCTCCGGACAAGGTGGAGGACGTTTGCGAATATATACTAAAGCCGGTTTACCGGCGGTGGTTCCATTTGCGCTCAAAGGTGGATTTGAAGTCGAACTATTACATGGAAATAAAGCTGGAGGAAATAGCTTCCGGCCGGGAGGCGTGGGATGAGTGGTTCGGCGTAATAGCCGAAGCTATCGGCGTGGATAAATCGGGGTATCCCTACCCTTCCGGCGGCGGAGTGAACTTATCCATTGATCAGGTGAACAATTGGGAAAACAGCCTGGAGCCCAAGGCGAGAAGCTACATGGAAAAAGAACTGGGCGAATACATAACCGCCATGGGCTATAGCTGA
- a CDS encoding NHL repeat-containing protein — MSQTLAPMELLEEIPIKGAPDPARIPFHSIVASAGGGFYISDEFNHRIIVLSPAGEFIRYIGEKGAGPGQFWYPRGLAIVQNGPVSELVVCDGWNHRIQRFDMDGNFIAASGSIGDGDGQFDEPVGVIADGSAIWVLDRCNHRVKKHSLDGRLITQFGKRLGVADEEAMNDPAETVLGNAPAVRGLKFPMGFARLSSGDFVIADTGNRRVIKFGPDGTATGLIKLDVNGKPPYTYPLAVAALGEDLFLIKSLNSAFRVADTSGMWISDETCLNGAIINTSAFSAYKGANGETQLVIADGEKGIIRRYRLSITPGASRNPAPQAFPGDGEFADTPNNWTESGCGRWLSYLAASASGAETLSKAKTFLATAKKSAVAAATKLNTIEGEMFQALVRRYDLMDEWRAGKKKGGGSDDPAKLANWERVQYKASQQTRIALRHALAGDLNGICDVLTGKDSEALAPERAGFLELFNSEYAQRRKDYTDVAQYLRERLSSPQNVNPQAALHAFAVILFLRDHISLMSKAIGRLDAAFKADGLEDEKTLRPRLEPFRPDQTELVNKVLTLIAQISEEWGHYQTARMVYRHGIESGTSGERHWYAISMFDLMFRHGEGNEALGAALAPAVKEVQDQLNARELVKRLQICGAIATADELINKFAPQVASDPAAKKEWDNLGRTQRALMETKDRSVTLSIGQSVAEALKSAGKEPPPAGAGLRYVTSLSLVHPDTGAPLHPYKAKMAPGFGILVADINGALFLIAPDRAGLKPVFAEPGFSIGDVELVNQREALLTLVADKPPYKSGGVRLLNLETGHARDYTGEIKCQLPETPFRLTSNNSSGFVMTGLMGEKSGGQNVWLADRDFTKSEPVAAPDGQISDISHHEGELALTYWMENLIHSVNLKTGDTRIIQSRLSVTPSGVAHDDSGLLYVTNARGIGMQVYGPHGDLVYQITSLKQGATAKHIHCGYLSGKRGYTFAGGDLALTDRSNAQLHIFKTESYA; from the coding sequence GTGAGCCAAACCCTGGCGCCGATGGAGCTTTTGGAGGAGATCCCCATAAAAGGGGCGCCCGATCCGGCCCGCATCCCCTTTCATTCAATCGTCGCCAGCGCCGGCGGCGGGTTCTACATATCCGACGAGTTCAACCACAGGATCATCGTACTTTCACCGGCTGGGGAATTCATCCGCTACATCGGGGAGAAGGGCGCAGGCCCCGGCCAGTTCTGGTATCCGCGCGGGCTTGCCATTGTCCAAAACGGCCCGGTAAGCGAGCTGGTGGTTTGTGACGGTTGGAACCATCGCATCCAGCGGTTCGATATGGACGGGAACTTTATTGCCGCGTCCGGCTCCATCGGCGATGGAGACGGCCAGTTTGACGAGCCGGTGGGCGTTATCGCCGATGGCTCCGCCATATGGGTCCTTGACCGGTGCAACCACCGGGTAAAGAAACACTCGCTGGACGGGAGGCTGATAACGCAGTTCGGCAAGAGGCTGGGCGTGGCGGATGAGGAGGCCATGAACGACCCGGCCGAAACGGTTTTGGGTAACGCGCCAGCGGTTCGCGGATTAAAGTTCCCCATGGGGTTTGCGCGGCTCTCCAGCGGCGATTTTGTGATTGCCGACACCGGCAACCGGCGCGTCATTAAATTCGGCCCGGATGGGACAGCCACGGGGCTTATAAAGCTGGATGTGAACGGCAAACCGCCTTATACCTATCCATTGGCGGTAGCGGCGCTGGGCGAGGATTTATTTTTGATCAAGAGCCTGAACTCCGCCTTCCGCGTGGCCGATACGTCCGGTATGTGGATTTCAGACGAGACCTGCCTGAACGGCGCCATCATCAACACCAGCGCCTTTTCCGCTTATAAGGGCGCCAATGGCGAAACACAGCTTGTTATCGCCGATGGGGAAAAGGGGATTATCCGGCGATACAGGCTTTCCATCACACCCGGGGCCAGCAGGAACCCCGCCCCGCAAGCCTTCCCCGGGGACGGCGAGTTCGCCGATACTCCCAACAACTGGACCGAGAGCGGGTGCGGGCGATGGTTGTCATATCTTGCGGCCAGCGCCAGCGGCGCCGAAACCCTTTCGAAGGCGAAGACGTTTTTGGCTACGGCCAAAAAGTCCGCCGTAGCCGCCGCCACAAAGCTGAACACCATCGAGGGGGAAATGTTCCAGGCCCTTGTGCGGCGTTACGATTTAATGGACGAGTGGCGGGCGGGCAAGAAGAAGGGGGGCGGTTCCGACGACCCGGCGAAACTGGCCAATTGGGAACGGGTGCAGTATAAGGCGTCCCAGCAAACGCGGATCGCCCTTCGCCACGCCCTGGCGGGGGATTTGAACGGGATATGCGATGTTCTCACGGGAAAGGATAGCGAGGCGCTTGCGCCTGAGCGGGCCGGGTTTTTGGAGCTGTTTAACAGCGAATACGCCCAGCGCCGGAAAGACTATACGGACGTGGCGCAATACCTGCGGGAGAGATTATCTTCACCCCAGAATGTGAACCCGCAGGCGGCCCTGCACGCTTTCGCCGTGATCTTGTTCCTGCGGGACCATATCAGCCTGATGTCGAAAGCCATCGGCAGGCTGGACGCCGCGTTTAAAGCGGATGGACTGGAAGATGAAAAAACCTTGCGCCCAAGGCTTGAGCCTTTCCGGCCAGACCAGACAGAGCTTGTGAACAAAGTGTTGACGCTTATCGCCCAGATAAGCGAGGAATGGGGCCATTACCAGACCGCCCGGATGGTTTACCGGCACGGGATTGAATCCGGGACATCCGGTGAACGGCATTGGTATGCCATTTCAATGTTCGACCTGATGTTCCGCCATGGCGAGGGGAACGAAGCCCTGGGGGCGGCGCTGGCGCCTGCCGTAAAAGAGGTCCAAGACCAGCTGAACGCCCGGGAACTTGTGAAGCGGCTTCAGATATGCGGGGCGATAGCCACAGCGGACGAGCTGATAAACAAGTTCGCCCCACAGGTTGCTTCCGACCCGGCGGCGAAAAAAGAGTGGGATAATCTGGGGCGCACGCAACGGGCGCTGATGGAAACGAAGGACCGCTCCGTAACGCTCTCCATCGGGCAGTCTGTGGCGGAAGCGTTAAAGAGCGCCGGTAAAGAACCGCCACCGGCGGGCGCGGGCCTGCGATATGTTACAAGCCTTTCGCTTGTTCATCCAGACACTGGAGCTCCTTTGCATCCTTATAAGGCGAAGATGGCGCCGGGATTCGGAATCCTTGTGGCGGATATAAATGGCGCGCTTTTCCTTATTGCGCCGGACAGGGCCGGTTTGAAACCGGTTTTCGCTGAGCCGGGATTCAGTATAGGCGACGTGGAGCTGGTCAACCAGCGTGAGGCGCTTCTAACCCTGGTCGCGGACAAGCCGCCATATAAAAGCGGAGGCGTAAGGTTGTTAAACCTGGAAACCGGCCATGCGCGGGATTATACCGGCGAAATAAAATGCCAGCTACCGGAAACGCCTTTCAGGCTAACCTCGAATAACTCCTCCGGATTTGTGATGACCGGATTAATGGGGGAAAAAAGCGGCGGGCAGAACGTATGGCTGGCGGACAGGGATTTCACGAAGAGCGAGCCGGTAGCCGCGCCAGACGGCCAGATAAGCGATATTTCACATCATGAGGGTGAGCTGGCGCTGACATACTGGATGGAAAACCTGATCCACAGCGTGAATTTAAAAACCGGCGACACCAGAATAATCCAATCGCGTCTCAGCGTAACCCCCTCTGGTGTGGCGCATGATGACAGCGGGTTGCTTTATGTAACTAACGCCAGGGGCATAGGCATGCAGGTGTACGGCCCCCACGGAGACCTGGTGTACCAGATAACATCGCTTAAGCAGGGCGCCACGGCAAAGCACATCCACTGCGGCTATCTGTCCGGAAAGCGGGGCTATACTTTCGCCGGTGGGGATTTGGCGCTGACCGACAGGAGCAACGCGCAGTTGCATATTTTTAAAACGGAGAGCTATGCGTAA
- a CDS encoding tetratricopeptide repeat protein, with translation MNKAGISISFVVISGGLRPEPLRVLINSITSQKLPPYEIILVGKAPGPLPDEVILLAEPLLAQTGAICAMRNKGIKTASGEVVVLTDDDVEFTPGWGGNIKPALADQSWDIAGCRVLGPDGQRWYDWCWHSRTDPVCPPRLLEYGEQSPGLYISGCLMMIRRRVFATTLFNENLLNHQRDDVEFCHRAADAGFKFASFPSAVAIHHLAPAGRSVDDPAFGDSGYMTAIHLFRKGDYVSALEMLGALEPSAKVLYHKALTLQRMGRFAEAELLYRQAAAQTRGWAGEERRIHFSSWFHMGEIMEAAQNPALAEEYYRKALKGYPEHKSAAEGLARVLER, from the coding sequence ATGAACAAAGCCGGGATCTCCATCAGTTTCGTGGTTATTTCCGGCGGCTTAAGGCCGGAACCGCTCCGGGTCCTTATAAACTCCATCACCAGCCAGAAGTTGCCGCCGTATGAAATCATCCTCGTGGGCAAAGCCCCTGGCCCCCTGCCAGATGAGGTGATTTTACTGGCCGAGCCCCTGCTGGCCCAAACCGGCGCAATCTGCGCCATGCGCAACAAGGGCATCAAGACAGCCAGCGGCGAAGTGGTGGTCCTTACCGACGACGATGTGGAATTCACCCCCGGCTGGGGCGGGAATATAAAACCCGCGCTGGCCGACCAATCGTGGGACATCGCCGGGTGCCGCGTGCTTGGGCCGGACGGGCAACGGTGGTACGACTGGTGCTGGCACAGCCGGACAGATCCCGTATGCCCCCCGCGCCTGCTGGAATATGGCGAGCAAAGCCCGGGGCTGTATATCAGCGGGTGCCTGATGATGATCCGCCGCCGGGTGTTCGCCACAACGTTGTTCAACGAGAACCTGCTTAACCACCAGCGGGACGATGTGGAGTTTTGCCACCGGGCCGCCGACGCTGGGTTCAAGTTCGCCTCGTTCCCATCCGCCGTGGCCATCCACCATCTGGCCCCCGCCGGAAGAAGTGTGGACGACCCCGCCTTTGGCGACAGCGGTTATATGACCGCCATCCACCTTTTCAGAAAAGGGGATTACGTTTCCGCCCTCGAAATGCTCGGAGCCCTGGAGCCCTCGGCGAAAGTTTTGTACCATAAGGCGCTCACGTTGCAACGCATGGGCCGGTTTGCGGAGGCGGAGCTGTTGTATCGTCAGGCCGCCGCGCAAACCCGGGGATGGGCGGGGGAGGAGCGGCGGATCCATTTCTCGTCATGGTTCCATATGGGCGAGATAATGGAGGCCGCGCAAAACCCGGCCCTGGCGGAGGAATATTACCGCAAGGCGCTGAAAGGTTATCCGGAGCATAAATCCGCCGCCGAAGGGCTTGCCCGGGTCTTGGAACGGTAA
- a CDS encoding class I SAM-dependent methyltransferase, which yields MSDLLNKLKGVPGWLEKFHNDGLKTGVLKLGEVTGWRKRPDGKYGPANFERALVLDRLVNIMKPSTALEVGTGRGLGCLTMSRSAAEYGIDLKIATLDILSPDARQDWPIRVDGEDKVIIANRREVWSSRVDPSLQERVEQITGRTTELLPKLVEEGRRFDLIFIDAGHDAFSVVFDISCAMRLLNDGGAILLDDFAPLEEYGIGACMAAQHLKDWFTLVEIFKTDGLVYHYEDGQPAFSRGMVLVSGLKKRPPEKASLWRALWWRMVSWALYKSARPGKFPI from the coding sequence ATGTCTGATTTATTGAACAAATTAAAAGGCGTACCAGGCTGGCTTGAAAAATTTCATAACGACGGGCTGAAAACCGGCGTATTGAAACTGGGCGAGGTTACCGGGTGGCGCAAACGCCCCGATGGCAAATACGGCCCCGCCAACTTCGAGCGGGCCCTGGTGTTGGACCGTCTGGTGAACATCATGAAACCCTCCACCGCGCTGGAGGTGGGCACGGGCCGGGGCCTGGGCTGTTTAACCATGTCCCGGTCGGCGGCGGAATATGGCATTGATTTGAAAATCGCCACGCTGGACATATTAAGCCCCGACGCGCGGCAAGACTGGCCCATCCGCGTGGATGGGGAGGACAAGGTGATAATCGCCAACCGGCGGGAGGTATGGTCCTCCCGGGTGGATCCTTCGTTGCAGGAGCGGGTGGAGCAGATCACCGGCCGCACCACCGAGCTTTTGCCAAAGCTTGTGGAAGAAGGCCGCCGGTTCGACCTGATATTCATAGACGCCGGCCACGACGCTTTCAGCGTGGTGTTCGATATTTCGTGCGCCATGCGACTGTTGAACGACGGCGGCGCCATATTGCTGGACGATTTCGCGCCGCTGGAGGAATACGGCATCGGCGCATGCATGGCCGCGCAACACCTTAAAGACTGGTTTACGCTGGTGGAGATATTCAAGACCGACGGGCTTGTTTACCACTACGAGGATGGACAACCGGCGTTCTCCCGGGGGATGGTCCTCGTGAGCGGGCTTAAAAAACGCCCGCCGGAAAAGGCCAGCCTGTGGCGGGCGTTGTGGTGGCGGATGGTTTCGTGGGCGCTGTATAAAAGCGCCCGGCCCGGGAAGTTCCCGATTTAA
- a CDS encoding Gfo/Idh/MocA family oxidoreductase, with translation MGGKNIALVGCGYWGKNLARNLGELGALNTICDTAGDSLAQFKGKYDALLCDDYQQTLANPAIKGVMLATPAETHYSLGKMALAAGKDLYVEKPLSLKVAHAEELVALAEKHKRILMVGHILHYHPAVVKMKEIIASGGLGRIQTIYSNRMSLGKIRREENILWSFAPHDVSLIQSLVKETPSRIYSSGGYFLHEKIADTTLSVFEYESGVRAHIYVSWLHPFKEQRLVVVGSKKMLVFNDVEEKDKLLVYPHEIEWKDTIPVPSKKDAVSAPFGSEEPLKQECRAFMEAIATRKKPITDGREGLATLKILTACQQSLESQTLVKSGPAVEQSPAKEYYAHPTALVDEPCKIGKGSKIWHFSHVMAGAKLGDNCNIGQNVFIAGGVTIGANVKIQNNVSVYEGVDLEDDVFCGPSMVFTNVNTPRSGVNRRGQYQKTVVKKGVTLGANSTIVCGEGLTIGEYAFVGAGAVVINDVPAHALVVGNPARVAGWRCHCGLKIKIARTGKGACEGCGARYVKGKGGVLPARAK, from the coding sequence GTGGGCGGAAAGAACATTGCGCTGGTAGGCTGTGGCTATTGGGGAAAAAATCTGGCCCGCAACCTGGGCGAGCTGGGCGCGTTGAACACAATCTGCGACACCGCTGGCGACAGCCTGGCGCAGTTCAAGGGGAAATACGACGCGCTCCTTTGCGACGATTACCAGCAAACCCTGGCCAACCCGGCCATAAAAGGGGTGATGCTGGCCACCCCGGCGGAAACCCATTATTCGCTGGGCAAAATGGCGCTTGCGGCGGGCAAAGACCTTTACGTGGAAAAACCCCTGTCGCTCAAAGTTGCCCACGCCGAGGAATTGGTGGCCCTGGCCGAAAAACACAAACGCATCCTTATGGTGGGGCACATACTCCACTACCACCCGGCGGTGGTGAAGATGAAAGAGATAATCGCTTCCGGCGGGCTGGGCCGCATCCAGACCATATATTCCAACCGCATGAGCCTGGGCAAGATCCGCCGCGAGGAAAACATCCTCTGGAGTTTCGCGCCCCACGATGTGTCGCTCATCCAGTCCCTCGTGAAGGAAACCCCTTCGCGGATCTATTCCTCCGGCGGCTATTTCCTGCATGAAAAGATAGCCGACACCACCCTTAGCGTGTTCGAGTATGAAAGCGGCGTGCGCGCGCACATTTACGTCTCGTGGCTCCACCCGTTCAAAGAGCAGAGGCTTGTGGTGGTTGGCTCCAAAAAGATGCTGGTGTTCAACGACGTGGAGGAGAAAGACAAGCTGTTGGTATATCCCCACGAAATAGAATGGAAAGACACTATTCCGGTGCCGTCGAAGAAAGACGCGGTTTCCGCCCCCTTCGGCTCCGAAGAGCCGCTCAAGCAGGAGTGCCGGGCGTTCATGGAGGCCATCGCCACCCGCAAAAAACCCATCACCGACGGGCGTGAGGGGCTGGCGACGTTGAAAATACTCACCGCCTGCCAGCAGTCGCTGGAGTCCCAGACGCTGGTGAAATCCGGCCCGGCGGTGGAGCAGTCGCCCGCGAAGGAATATTACGCCCATCCCACGGCGCTGGTGGACGAGCCTTGCAAAATCGGAAAAGGTTCGAAGATATGGCATTTTTCCCATGTGATGGCCGGGGCGAAGCTGGGGGATAACTGCAACATCGGGCAGAACGTCTTCATCGCCGGGGGCGTAACCATCGGCGCCAACGTGAAGATTCAGAACAACGTGTCGGTATATGAAGGGGTGGATCTGGAAGACGACGTTTTCTGCGGCCCCTCCATGGTGTTCACCAACGTGAACACCCCGCGGAGCGGCGTGAACCGGCGCGGGCAATATCAAAAAACCGTCGTGAAAAAAGGGGTCACCCTCGGCGCCAATTCCACCATAGTCTGCGGCGAGGGGCTCACCATCGGCGAATACGCTTTCGTGGGGGCCGGGGCCGTGGTGATAAACGACGTGCCCGCCCACGCCCTGGTGGTGGGCAACCCCGCCCGGGTGGCCGGATGGCGGTGCCATTGCGGATTGAAGATAAAAATCGCCAGGACCGGCAAAGGCGCCTGCGAAGGTTGCGGCGCCAGGTATGTTAAAGGCAAAGGGGGCGTATTGCCCGCCAGGGCTAAATGA